The sequence TCGTCCGCGACACCACCTCCCGGCGCAACCGCGTCGTCGACTACCGCCACCTGGACGCCGAGGAACTCGGCTCCATCTACGAGTCCCTGCTGGAACTCGTCCCCAAGCACAACGCCACCGACCGCACCTTCGAACTCGTCGAGCTGGCCGGCAACACCCGCAAGACCACGGGCTCCTACTACACCCCCTCCTCACTCATCGACTGCCTGCTCGACTCCGCCCTCGACCCCGTCATCGACGACGCCGTCAAGCGAGGCGAGATCCGCGCCACCCGCGCCGGCCAGCCCGACGCCCGCGACGCCATCGTCGACGAACTGCTGTCCCTGACGGTCTGCGACCCCGCCTGCGGCTCCGGCCACTTCCTCGTCGCCGCCTCCCGCCGCATCGCCAAGCGCGTCGCCGCCGTCCGCGACCAGAACCCTGAGCCGACGATCGACGCCGTACGCCACGCCCTCCACGAGGTCGTCGCCCGCTGCATCTACGGCGTGGACCTCAACCCGATGGCCGTCGAACTCGCCAAGGTCTCCCTGTGGCTCGAGGCCCTTGAACCCGGCAAGCCGCTGGGCTTCCTCGACGCCCACATCAAGCACGGCAACGCACTGCTGGGGGCGACCCCAGCCCTGCTGGCGGGCGGCATACCCGACGACGCCTTCAAGCCGATCGAGGGCGACGACAGAAAGATCGCTTCGGCTCTGAAGAAGCGGAACGCCACCGAACGCGGCGGCCAGCTCAGCTTCCACACCGAAGACCGCATCTGGGTCTCCAACGCCTCCTTTGCGGCTAGCCTGCGCGACATCACCGACGCCCCGGCCGACACCCTGCGCGACGTCCGCATCCAGTCCAGCCGCTTCCGCGACCTGGAACAGTCCGCGGACTACCTCCACGCCCTCAACGCCTCCGACGCCTGGTGCGCAGCCTTCGTCTGGCCCAAGGTCCAGAGCGCCCCTACCCCGGTGACGGAGGGCGTCTTCCGCGACCTCCAGAACCCCGGCGGCGGCATACCGGCGACCACACGAGACGAGATCGTCCGTATCGCCCAGCAGTACAAGTTCTTCCACTGGCACCTGGAGTTCCCCGACGTCTTCCTCGTCCCCGCGACTGCGGACGCTAGCGTCGACACGTATGTCGGCTGGGCCGGCGGCTTCTCCTGCGTGCTGGGGAACCCGCCGTGGGAGCGCATCAAGCTCCAGGAGCAGGAGTTCTTCGCTCAGCGTGACGCGGCCATCGCCGCCGCCCCGAACGCCGCCGCCCGAAAGAATCTCATCGCAGACCTACCGGCAACGAATCCCGAGCTCTTCGCCGAGTTCACCGCTGCCAAGCGCCGCGCCGAGGGCGAGAGCCAGTTCCTACGCTCCTCGGTGCGCTACCCGCTCACGGGCCGAGGCGACATCAACACCTACGCCGTCTTCGCCGAGACCGACCGCAGTCTCATGGGCCCCACGGGTCGGACCGGCGTGATCGTGCCCACAGGTATCGCCACCGACGCCACCACACAATTCTTCTTCAAGGACCTCGTCCAGCGCGGCTCACTCGCCTCGCTCTACGACTTCGAGAACGCCGCGCCGCTCTTTCCCGGCGTGCACCGCTCATTCAAGTTCAGCCTGCTCACCCTCGCCGGTCGCACCGCCCGCGAACCCGCCGCAACGTTTGCCTTCTTCCTCCACGATCCGGCTGAACTCGACGCGGCGGACAAGCGCTTCATCCTCACCCCGGAGGAGATCACCCTCCTCAACCCCAACACTGGTACCTGCCCGGTCTTCCGCACCCGTCGCGACGCCGAAATCACCCTCGGCATCTACCGCCGCGTCCCCGTCCTCATCAAGGAGGGCGACCCCAACGGCAACCCCTGGGGCCTGTCGTTTATGACGATGTTCCACATGTCGAATGACTCGCACCTCTTCCATACCCGCGACCAGCTCGAAGCCGACGGCTGGACCCTCACCGGTAACACCTTCACCCGCGGCGCGGCCCGGATGCTCCCGCTCTACGAAGCGAAGATGCTGCACCACTACGACCACCGTTGGGCGACCTACGACCTAGACGGCTCCACCCAAGACTTCACCCTCGCGGAGAAGCACGATCCTTCTGCGGTGGTCCTTCCGCGCTACTGGGTGGCTGAGCCTGAGGTCGACGCCCAATCCGCCCACAAGTCCTGGGACCGTGACTGGCTTCTAGGCTGGCGCGACATCTGCCGCGCCACTGACGAGCGGACTGCGATTTCGTTCGCTTTTCCGAAGTCCGCCGTCGGCAACAAGGTTCCTTTGATGTGCGCCAAACAAGAGCCGTGGACGGCACTTACCCTTGTCGCCTGCCAGACGTCATTCGTACATGACTTCGCAAGCCGTCAAAAGGTGGGCGGAGTAACGATGAATTTCTTCATCTGGCAGCAACTTCCCGTTCTGCTTCCGGGAGTCCTTCAGCCCTTCGAGGATTTCATCGTGGCCCGCGTTTTTGAGCTCACCTATACCGCCTGGGACATGGTTGCCCTTTCCCGTGACCTCGGCGACGTCGGAGAGCCCTTCCGCTGGGACGAGGAACGCCGCGCCGTCATCCGGGCCGAATTGGACGCACTCTTCTTCCACCTCTACGGCGTCGCCCGCGAAGACGTGGACTACATCCTCGATACTTTCCCCATCGTGAAGCGCAAGGATGAGGCCAAGTATGGCTCCTACCGCACCAAGGAGTTGATCCTCGACCTCTACGACCGCATGGCCGCAGCTGGCGTCTCCCTCGATACCCCCCTCGTCGACGGCGAGAACTTCACCTCCGCCCTCACCCCGCTCCCCGGCCACGGTCCGCGACACCCCGCCCGAAGCGAATCTGACTGACCTTCCTGCGCCTCATCACTCGGAGGGCACGGCTCGAACGGAT comes from Streptomyces sp. NBC_00448 and encodes:
- a CDS encoding Eco57I restriction-modification methylase domain-containing protein, yielding MSATTRNQVFSAVHTVGALLPVDMLVRISEGKDVPGTKPADYGLPTSRSVRDEAERSWEYLKPLWRDVRKRLSENPETGAPASDPTGIAGNDWLAPLWRELGFGPLTPMGQSGIAADSEEEKKFLVSHRWRHVLIHQPAWNADLDRRPGGAGTVPPQSMLQECLNRTEAHLWGVLTNGRQVRLLRDSSALATASYVEFDLEAIFDGELFSEFVLLYRLLHVSRFEVGEDAAPSACWLEKWRTEAIASGTRALDQLRKGVQTAITTLGTGFLKHPANRELRETLDVQTFHYALLRTVYRMLFLFVAEDREALLMPTADAGAKERYATYFSSARLRRQAQRRRGTSHGDLYQALRFVLSGLGNDDGRPELGLPALGGIFDDTETDKLLHDLALSNEPLLDAVRALSIVRDTTSRRNRVVDYRHLDAEELGSIYESLLELVPKHNATDRTFELVELAGNTRKTTGSYYTPSSLIDCLLDSALDPVIDDAVKRGEIRATRAGQPDARDAIVDELLSLTVCDPACGSGHFLVAASRRIAKRVAAVRDQNPEPTIDAVRHALHEVVARCIYGVDLNPMAVELAKVSLWLEALEPGKPLGFLDAHIKHGNALLGATPALLAGGIPDDAFKPIEGDDRKIASALKKRNATERGGQLSFHTEDRIWVSNASFAASLRDITDAPADTLRDVRIQSSRFRDLEQSADYLHALNASDAWCAAFVWPKVQSAPTPVTEGVFRDLQNPGGGIPATTRDEIVRIAQQYKFFHWHLEFPDVFLVPATADASVDTYVGWAGGFSCVLGNPPWERIKLQEQEFFAQRDAAIAAAPNAAARKNLIADLPATNPELFAEFTAAKRRAEGESQFLRSSVRYPLTGRGDINTYAVFAETDRSLMGPTGRTGVIVPTGIATDATTQFFFKDLVQRGSLASLYDFENAAPLFPGVHRSFKFSLLTLAGRTAREPAATFAFFLHDPAELDAADKRFILTPEEITLLNPNTGTCPVFRTRRDAEITLGIYRRVPVLIKEGDPNGNPWGLSFMTMFHMSNDSHLFHTRDQLEADGWTLTGNTFTRGAARMLPLYEAKMLHHYDHRWATYDLDGSTQDFTLAEKHDPSAVVLPRYWVAEPEVDAQSAHKSWDRDWLLGWRDICRATDERTAISFAFPKSAVGNKVPLMCAKQEPWTALTLVACQTSFVHDFASRQKVGGVTMNFFIWQQLPVLLPGVLQPFEDFIVARVFELTYTAWDMVALSRDLGDVGEPFRWDEERRAVIRAELDALFFHLYGVAREDVDYILDTFPIVKRKDEAKYGSYRTKELILDLYDRMAAAGVSLDTPLVDGENFTSALTPLPGHGPRHPARSESD